A segment of the Candidatus Brevundimonas phytovorans genome:
CCGCCGCTTCCTTGCGCCAGCGTTTGGGGGCTGAGGTGTCGACGGCTTCGCCGGCGCCGGTGAGGGCTTCGTTGGCGAATTCGAGGTCGAGGAGCTTCATCTTCTTGATCTCGTCGCGGAGGCGGGCGGCTTCCTCGAACTCGAGGTTGGCGGCGGCTTCGCGCATCCGGCCCTCCATGTCCTTGAGGGCGGTCTGGAAGTTGGAGCCGACGAAGGGCTTGGATTCCTCGGCCACGCCGGGGCGGGTCAGGCGGTCCATCTCGCGAGACTCGTAGGGGCTGTCGAGGATTTCCTTGATGTCGCGCTTGACGCTTTCGGGCGTGATGCCGTGTTCGCGGTTGTAGGCTTCCTGACGCTCGCGGCGACGGTTGGTCTCGGCGATGGCGCGATCCATCGAGCCGGTCATGCGGTCGGCGTAGAGGATGACGCGGCCGTCGACGTTGCGCGCGGCGCGGCCGATGGTCTGGATCAGGGAGGTTTCCGACCGCAGGAAGCCCTCCTTGTCGGCGTCGAGGATGGCGACCAGGCCGCACTCGGGAATGTCCAGACCCTCGCGCAGCAGGTTGATGCCGATCAGGACGTCGAACGAACCGAGGCGAAGATCGCGCAGGATCTCGATGCGTTCCAGGGTGTCGACGTCGGAGTGCATGTAGCGGACGCGCACCCCCTGCTCATGCATGTATTCGGTGAGGTCCTCGGCCATCTTCTTGGTCAGGACGGTGACGAGGGAGCGGTAGCCCTGACGGGCCACGGCCTTGACCTCGTCGATGACGTCGTCGACCTGGTTGCGGGTCTGGCCGGAGACGGGGCGGATCTCGACCGGGGGGTCGATCAGGCCGGTGGGGCGGATGACCTGTTCCACGAAGACGCCGCCGGTCTGTTCCATCTCCCAGGGGCCGGGGGTGGCCGAGACGTGGACGGTCTGGGGCCGCATGGCCTCCCATTCGTCGAACTTCAGCGGGCGGTTGTCGATGCAGGAGGGCAGGCGGAAGCCGTACTCGGCCAGGGTCGACTTGCGGCGGTAGTCGCCCCGGAACATGCCGTTGATCTGGCCCACGGTGACGTGGCTCTCATCGACGAAGAGCAGGGCGTTGTCGGGGATATATTCGAAGAAGGTGGGCGGCGGCTCGCCCGGCGCGCGGCCGGTCAGCCAGCGGCTGTAGTTCTCGATGCCGGCGCAGGCGCCGGTGGCCTCCATCATCTCCAGATCAAAGCGGACGCGCTGTTCGAGGCGCTGCGCCTCCAGGAGCTTGCCGTTCTCGGTCATCCAGTCGAGCGTCTCCTTCAGCTCGGCCTTGATGCCCATGATGGCCTGGTTCAGCGACGGGCGCGGGGTGACGTAGTGGCTGGCGGCGTAGACGGTGACTTCCTCGAGGTCAGCGGTCTTCTTGCCGGTCAGGGGGTCGAACTCCTGGATGGATTCCAGCTCGTCGCCGAACAGCTGGATGCGCCAGGCGCGGTCCTCCATGTGGACGGGGAAGATCTCCAGCACGTCGCCGCGCTTCCTGAACATCCCGCGTTCGAAATTCAGGTCGTTGCGCTTGTATTGCAGGGCGATCAGGTCGGCGCGCAGCTTGGCCTCGTCGATCTGGTCGCCGACCTTCAGGGTGAAGGTCATGGCGGTGTAGGTCTCGACCGAGCCGATGCCGTAGATGCAGCTGACCGAGGCGACCACGATGACGTCGTCGCGCTCCAGGATGGCGCGGGTGGCCGCGTGGCGCATCCGGTCGATCTGCTCGTTAATCGACGAGTCCTTCTCGATGTAGGTGTCGGTCCGGGGCACGTAGGCCTCGGGTTGATAGTAGTCGTAGTAGCTGACGAAATACTCGACCGCGTTGTCGGGGAAGAAGCTCTTGAACTCGGAATAGAGCTGGGCGGCCAAGGTCTTGTTGGGGGCCAGGATCAGGGCCGGGCGCTGGGTCTGCTCGATGACCTTGGCCATGGTGAAGGTCTTGCCCGAGCCGGTGACGCCCAGCAGGACCTGATCGCGCTCTCCGGCCTCGGCCATGGCCACCAGCTCCTTGATGGCGGCGGGCTGATCCCCGGCGGGGGTGTACTTCGTCTCCAGCCGGAAGCGGCCGCCCTTTTTCGCGCCGTCGCGCGAGGGGCGGTGAGGCACCCAGTCGCCGGGGGCGGCGGGCGGCTCCTCCGGCGTCAGGCGCGGGCCGGTGACGGGGGCGAACATGGGCATGGCCTTGCCGCCACGGCCGCGCGGGCCGTCCTGGAGGAAGGGCGCGGCCATCTCCTGCACGCCTGGTTGGGCAGGCACATGGACGGGCTTGGACGGTTTCGAGGGAGAACGAGCCATGAACGTCAAGGTAGTGCGCGCGGGCGCGTGACGCCATAGGCGGCGATTGTGGCGAAAGCGGTCGGGGAGGAACGCGCCGTCGCCGCGATCCGGCTCAAGCTTTGTCTTAATCGCGCCGAATAGCGCCGCAATACGGGCAATATTTGGCTGCTTATCGCCTTAAATGGACGAATTGTGGTGTAAAGTGGGTTCATTGGCGTCAAAATTGACGCGCTTTTTCGCATATCGTCGCTTTATAGCAATATTTTGGTTGCCCTTGTGTGACGCTTTGCATAGCCGTCAGACAACCAAGAAACGTAGAGTCGAACATTGGTATCTGAAACGGCGTTCATTGAGCGTTGTATCTGTTGTACAATATTCACAGGTAAATAGAGGCATATGAGCACTCGTAAGAACTACCTGCTGGGCACGACGATGGTGGCTGGCGCCGCTGCAATGTCGCTGACCCTGCTCGCTCCGGGAGCCGCGTTCGCTCAGGACGCCACCAACACTCAGGAAGCTGCATCGACGGTTGACGAAGTCGTCGTCGTCGGCTCGCGCATTCGTCGCGACAATTACAACGCCCCGTCGCCGACCCAGGTCGTGACGCGCGAAGAAGCGACGCTGCAAGGCTTCGCCTCGACCACGGAAGCCCTGCAGAGCACGGCCGTCACGGGCGGCACCTCGCAGATCAACAGCTCGTACGGCGGCTACGTCACGGACGGCGGCCCCGGCGCCAACACGATCGGTCTGCGCGGCATGGGCCCGAGCCGCACCCTGGTGCTGCTGAACGGCCGTCGCGTCTCGCCCGCCGGTTCGCGCGGCTCGGTCGGTTCGGCCGACCTGAACGTGCTGCCGACCGCCATGATCGACCGCGTCGAAGTCCTGCGCGACGGCGCCTCGTCGGTCTACGGCTCGGACGCCGTGGCCGGCGTGGTCAACATCCAGACCCGCAAGAACTTTGAAGGCCTTACGCTGGAAGCCCAGCGTAACGAGCCGCTGGAAGCCAACGGCGCAGGCGGCTCGAGCCGCTTCTCGCTGACTGCCGGCGGCCGGGGCGACCGCTGGCGCGCCGCCGGTTCGATCGAACGCTATGAGCGCGACGAACTGACCCTGCGCGACCGTGCGTTCACGCGTTGCCAGACGGACGGCTATATCGACCGCACGACGGGCGGCAGCCTGGACTTCGTCGATCCGATCACCGGCAAGCCCAAGTGCTATCCGATCACGGACACCGGTTCGAACGGCGTGTCGATCAACACTGTCAGCATCGGCGTCGAAGGCCCGCTGGACGCACGCGGTCGTCGGACCTTCGTCGGCGTGAACGGCGTCGGCGCAGCCGGCTCGGTCGGCACCACCTTCAATCGCTGGCGTCCGAACTCGGGCGTCGACACGGGCGTGGTGGGCTTTGAAGGCGTCGGCGGCGGCGACAACGACGTCAACGTGCGTGACACCTTCGAAGATCGCATGCTCAACGAGTCGCTGATCTCTCCCGTCGAGATCACGACCCTGTACGGCGAAGCCGGCTATCAGCTGAACGCCCTGGGCAGCGCCGAACTGTACGGCGAAGTCCTGATCAACCAGCGCAAATCCTCGCAGACCGGCTATCGCCAGCTGGCGCTCGACTACGCCAAGGGCAGCCCCCTGCTGCCGGACAGCCTGGCCTTCAGCACCGTTTTGACGGACCAGGGTCTCAACAAAAGTCAGGACGTCGGCGTCCGCGCCTTCATCGGCTTCGGCAACGACCACTCCAAGCAAGAGCAGGTCTTCAACCGCAACGTCGTCGGCCTGAAGGGTGACTTCTTCATCCCGGAATGGCGCTATGACCTGTCGGCCAGCTATTCGCGTTCGCGTTCGGAATACACCAGCGAGCAGTTCCTGACGAACCGTTTGGTCGAAAGCCTGGACGTCGTCGAGACCGCACCTGGCCAGTTCCAGTGCGCCCAACTGGCCTCGAACCCTGGCTGCATCGCGGCCCCGGCGCTGAGCAGCCAGGTTATCGGCGGCGTCCTGCCGCAGGCCTGGGTCGATTACGTCTTCCGTCCGGTCAAGGGCGTGACCACCTATGAAGAGAAGATCGTCAGCCTCGGCCTCGACGGTCCGCTGTTCGACCTGCCGGCCGGCAAGGTGATGGGCTTCTTCGGCGCCGAATGGCGTGACTCGGAGATCGACGACACGCCGGGCCTCGATTCGCAGAACAACAACACCTACAACTTCTCCAGCTCGGGCATTACGCGCGGCTCGGACTCGGTGTGGGAAGTCTTTGCTGAAGTCGAAGCGCCGTTGCTGCGCGATGCGCCCTTCGCCAAGTCGCTGACGCTGAACGGTTCGTTCCGTTACACGGACTATGACTCGTACGGCGACGACACGACCTACAAGATCGGCCTGGTTTACCAGCCCGTCGACATGCTGACGTTCCGCGCCACCTACGGCACCTCCTACCGCGCCCCGGCGCTGTTCGAGCAGTTCGTCGGCGCCACGACCGGCTTCCTCGCCAACACCAACGACCGTTGCAACGAGTACGGCAAACCGAACGTCAACCCGAACCGCGTGGCTAACTGCACCGCCGAAGGTCTGGCGCCGGACCACTACAACCTGACCAGCGTCAAGGTCGTCACCCTGGGCGGCGCCGACGCCGGCCTGGAAGCCGAAACCTCGACCAACATGACGGTTGGCCTGGTTCTGAAACCGACCCTGCCCATGGGCTGGGGCGATGTCGCCTTCGCGGTCGACTACTACGAAATCGAAGTTGAAAACGGCGTCTCGCAGTATGGCGCCGCCAACATCCTGACGCGCTGCTACGACTCGCGCCCGGAAGATTTCGCCGCGGACGTGGGCTTCTGCTCGCTGGTCGAGCGCGATCCGTCCAACAATCAGCTGACGGTTCAGAACAGCTACGTGAACCTCGCCACGGACATCGTGAAGGGCCTGGACTACACCCTGCGCTACCGTAACGACGTCGGCCCGGGTTCGCTGCTGTTCAACCTGGCGGTCACCCAGTACACGGAAATCTCGAACAAGCTGTTCGCTGAAGATCCGCTGGAAGACTACAAGGGTCAGATCAACAATCCGGAGTTCACCGGAACGGCTGATGTGTCCTATGCCTGGGATCAATGGCGGGTGCGCTACGGCGTCGAATGGATCCAGGGCACGGATAGCTACGACTATCTGGGCGTCTCGCCTTCGGACGCCGACCCCTCGACCAGCATGTACGACTTCGATGTGCCGGACTATTTCCTGCACAACGCCTCGGTCCAGTACACGGGTGAAGGCTGGACGGTCACGGCCGGCGTGCGCAACCTGTGGAACGAAAACCCGCCGACCATCTCGTCGGGCTACTACAACCGGGTCGGCAACGCCCCGCTGTACTCGGGCTACGACTACCTGGGCCGCACGGCCTTCGTGAACCTCACGAAGTCCTTCTAAGGTCCGACCTGATTTCAGGTTGAGGGAGGGGCGGCGGACTTCGGTCCGCCGCCCTTTCTGCGTCTGGCGGACGCGGGGGCGGCTTCACTCGCGAGGTCAGAGGTTCACGTCAAGTATTGGCGCGGCGGCCTCACGAACGTGGTTTGTGCCTGTCATCCTCGCCCTTGTGGCGAGGATGACGGAGGCGTCAGCGTCGGCGCCGACACTCAATGTGAATTCAGCGAAGAAAAACCCCCGAGGCGCGGGCCTCGGGGGTTTTGTCGTCTGGAGGTTTCGGCGGGATCAGTCGCCGAGGTAGGGCTGGGCCCCGACCGGGGGGTTGGGGTCCTCAGGACGGCTGCCGTCCGCCAGCTTGCGCTGACCGGCGAACATCCGACCCAGCATCCGACGGCCGAAGCCGGCGATGTCGTCGACGATGGTGAAGATGGCCGGGATATAGAGCAGGGACAGGAAGGTCGAGGAGATCAGGCCGCCCAGGACCGCGATGGCCATGGGCGAGCGGAACTCGACGTCGGCGCCGATGCCCATGGCGATCGGCACCATGCCGGCCCCCATGGCGAAGGTGGTCATCAGGATGGGGCGGGCTCGCTTGTGGGCGGCGTCCATGATGGCCTCGCGGCGGCTCATGCCGCCCTCCTTCTCGGCGATGATGATGTAGTCGACCAGGAGGATGGAGTTCTTGGCCGCGATGCCCATCAGCATCAGCACGCCGATCAGAGCCGACAGGGAGAAGCTCTTGCCGCCGATCACCAGGCCGATGAAGGCCCCGCCGATGGCCAGGGGCAGGGCGGCCATGATGGTGACGGGATAGGCGAAGCTTTTGAACAGCAGGGTCAGGACCGCATACATCAGCAGGATGCCGGAGATGAAGGCGATGCCGAAGCCCATCAGCATCTCCTGGATGAACTCGGCGTCGCCGGCGGGGACCTGACGCACGCCCTCGGGCAGGCTCTTGACCGAGGGCAGGCGATTGACCGCCTGACCCGCGGCGCCCGTGGTGACGCCGTCCAGCTCGGCCGTGATCGAGGCGATGCGCGAGCGGTCCTGGCGGCGGACGGTGGCCGGGCCGGCGCCGAACGCGATGTCGGCCACGGCGCTGAGCGGCACCGAGGCGCCGGAGGCGGTCGGGACGCGCAGGTTCTCCAGCACGTTCAGATCCTGACGGGCCGCCTCGGTCAGTTGCAGGCGGATGGGGATCTGGCGGTCGCCGAGGTTGTATTTCGGCAGGTTCTGGTCGACGTCGCCGATGGTGGCGACGCGCACGGCCTGGGAGATGGTCCCGGCCGAGACGCCCAGCAGGGCGGCTTCGTCGGGGCGGGGCGTGACCAGGATTTCCGGGCGAGCAATGGCGGCGGTGTTGACCACATTGGCCAGGCCCTTCACCCCGCGCATCTCATCCTCGACCTTGCGGGCGGCGGCTTCGAGGGCGGCGGGATTATCCCCGAGAAGGGAGAAGGTGTAGCTGGTGCCGTCGCTGGGCCCGCCGCCCTGCTGGGCGATGCCGGCGCGGATGCGGGCGCCGGGAATCTGTTTCAGCTCATCGACCATGGCGCGGGCGAAGGCCTGCTGGCTGATGGACCGTTCGCCCTTGGGCACCATGTCGGCGTAGACATTGGCCTGACCCACGTCCTGACCGCCGATGGCGGCATAGACGGAGGTGACTTCGGGACGGGCGCGCAGCTTCTGCGTCACCTGCTGAACCACGGCGTCGGTCTGGCGCAGGGTCGAGCCGGGCGGCAGTTCGATCTGGAAGGCGGCGCGGCTCTGGTCGCCAGGCGACATGAACTCGAAGGACATCTTGGCCACGACCGAGAGGCTGATCGAGCCGACCAGGAAGACGGCGCCCAGGACGAAGACCTTCCAGCGGTTGCCGAGGCACCAGTGCAGGGCCTTCAGATAGCCCGCCATCCAGAAGGGGTCCTTGTCCTCATGCTTGGTGTGCTTGAGCAGATAGGCGGCCATCAGCGGCGTCAGGGTGCGCGCCACGACCAGCGAGAAGAAGACGCTGATGCAGGCGGCCAGGGCGAAGGCCTTGAAGAACTGGCCGATGATGCCGGGCATGAAGCCGACAGGGGCGAAGACGGCGATGATGGTGCCGGTCGTGGCCACGACGGCCAGGCCGATCTCGTCGGCGGCCTCGAAGGCGGCGTCATAGGGCGGCTTGCCGTCGCGCATGTGGCGGACGATGTTCTCGATCTCGACGATGGCGTCATCGACCAGGATGCCGATGGTCAGCGACAGGGCCAGCAGGGTGACGACGTTCAGCGACTGATCCATCGGCCCCAGCAGGGCGAAGGTCGGGATCAGCGACATGGGCATGGCCGTGGCCGCGATCAGGGTCGCACGCCAGTCGCGCAGGAAGATGAAGACGACGATGACGGCCAGGACGGCGCCCAGAAGCAGGGCTTCCAGCGAGGCGAGATAGCTTTCCTCGATATACTGGACGCTGGACGTCACCTGTTCGATGGACAGCTCCGGGTGGGCGGCGTCGATGCGGGCGACTTCCTGACGGACCTTTTCGGCCACCTTGACCTCGCTGGCCTCACGCGAGCGCAGGAAGTTGAAGGTGACGGCTTCCTGGCCGTTGTAGCGGGCCAGGCGGCGGGGCTCGCCCCACTTGTCGACCACGGCGCCGAGGTCGCCCAGGCGCACGCTCTTGCCATTGGCCAAGGGCACCAGGGTCTCACGCAGTTGCTGGATCGAGGTGGCGGCGCCCAGGGTGCGGACCGAGCGCTCGGACCCGGCCACGGTGACGCGGCCGCCGGGCAGGTTGTTGTTGACGTTGGTCAGGGCCTGGCTGACCTGGGCGGCGGTGACGCCGTAGGCGGCCAGGCGCTGGGGGTCCAGTTCGACGCGGATCTCGCGGTCGACGCCGCCCGAACGATTGACCTCGCCCACGCCGCCGAGGGCGAGCAGGGCGCGGCTCATTTCATTGTCGATGAACCAGCTGATCTGTTCCGGCGACATGGTCGGCGAGCGGACCACATAGGTGATCAGGGCGTCGCCGGTGATGTCGATGCGCTGGACCGTCGGCTCCTGCATGTCCTGGGGCAGGGAGGCGCGCACGCCGCTCATGGCGTTGCGGACGTCGTTGGTGGCGCGTTCGGTGTCGGTGCCCAGCTCGAACTCGATGGTGGTCGAGGACACGCCGTCGGTGATCTGGGAGTTGATGTGGCGCACCCCGGACAGGCCGGCCAGGGAGTCCTCGATCAGGCGTGTGACCTGGACCTCCATCTCGGCCGGGGCCGCGCCGGGGCGGGCGGCGGTGACGGCGACCAGAGGGAAGTCGATGTCGGGGTTGTTGTTGATCCGCATCCCCGAGAAGCCCGTGATCCCGCCAAGGGTCAGCAGCACGAAGAGCAGGATGATCGGGATGGGATTCTTGATGGCCCAGGACGAGATGTTGTTCATGGCCGGGCCTTACTTCGCAGCCGGGGCGGCGACAGGGGCGGCGACAGGGGCGGCGGCGGCGGCGGGGGCGACCGTGACCTTGTCGCCCTCGCTGAGGAAGCCGGCGCCCTGGACCACGACGCGGACGCCGGGCTCGATCCCGCTGACCGAGGTCTGGTCGTCGCGGCGCGACAGGACGGTGATCGGGCGGAAGTGGGCCGAGTTGTCGGCGTTGAGGACGTAAACCCCGGCCTTGTTCTCGCGATAGAGAACCGCGCCGGTGGGCACGACGGTGGTGGGCTGGGCGCCGGCGCTGATCGAGGCGCGGGCGAACATGCCCGGCTTCAGGCCGCTGCCGGGGGACAGGGTGATGCGGGCCAGGCCGAGGCGGGTCTGGGGGTCCACCTCGGGGGTGACGATGCGGATCGTGCCGCTGGTCGTGACGCCTTCATTGGAGGCGATGGCGGCGGTCTGACCGGCGCGCAGGGCGGGCAGGTCGGTCTCGGGCACCTGGGCGTCCAGCTCCAGGCGGCCGTCGCGGACCATGCGGAACAGCTGGGTTCCGGCGTCGACGATCTGACCCTTGGTCACGCTGCGGCTGATGATGAGGCCCGAGACGGGGGCCTTGATCTCGGCCTGGGACAGGCGGGTGCGGGTCTCCGACAGGGAGGCGCGGGCGGAGGCCAGATTGGCCTGGGAGGCGCGCTGGTTGGCCAGGGCCGTGTCCAGCGAGGCCTGGCTGAGGAAGCCGCGCGCCTTCAGCTCCTGGGCGCGGGCGAGGGCGGCGTCGTCGCGGGCGGCGTTGGCCTCGGCGGTCTGAACACCGGCCTGCTGCTGACGCAGCTGGGCCTGCAGCAGGGCGTCGTTCAGCTTGACCAGAACCTGGCCCTGACGGACGTAGGAGCCCTCATCGACATAGACGCCGACGGCGGTCAGGCCGCCGGTCTCGGCCCCGACGGGGACCTCCTCCCAGGCCGAGACGGTGCCGGAGGCGACGATGATGCGCGGCAGGGCCTGTTCGATGGCGACGGCGGCGCTGACCGTCTGGCGCGAGGCGCCGGTCTTTTCAGCCTGGGACTTGTCGTCGCCGTGGCCGCCGCAGGCGGTCAGGGTCAGGGCGGCGGCCGCCGCGAGGAGGAGGGCCGGAGTGCGAGAAGTGAACGCCACGTGCGAGGATCCTTGAAGGGTCGGTGCAGAGAGGGCGCGAACCAGTCTGTCCGGCGCCGGACGCGAGTTTGACAGCTGCGCTTCTTAGCGTTTCGGCGAAGCCTTCTCAAATCTCGCACAACCGTATTACCGCGAAGTAATGCTGGTCGATGGAGGGACGATCAGGGGCGATCGCGCGCGGGCAGGGCCGTAACCTCGGCCTCGGTCAGCTTCTTGACCACCTGGACGCGGCAGGGTTGGCGGGGCGTGGGACCGCCCGACACCAAAATGCGGCTGAAGTCGCCGGTGCACAGACGGCTGAGGCTGGCGTCGGGCACGAAGCCGATGCCGAAGGCGAAGTCGATGTCGGCGCAATAGCCCAGGGTCTGCAGCTCGAACACGTCCTTGTTGCGGGTGCGGATGTAGAGGGTCTGGTTGTCGCCGCGGAAGTTATCGACCTGATCGGTGTAGAAGCATTGGCTGCGCGCCGGGGGCTGGGCGCCGTCCTGGGCGGACATCGGGGCGCAGGCGGACAGGGCGACGGCGCCGGCCAGCAGCAGGAGCGGGAACACACGCGACATGGGAATCTCCATTGAGCCGAGGCCTGCGCTTCTACAACGTCCAGATGAACCTGAAGGTTAAGCGCGGACGGTCGCGGTTGGTTGCGCGGCGAAGCGCGCGGGCGCGAGGCGGGCGGCGAAGCCTGCGGGCAGGGGCGAGGGCTGGTCGAGGATGACGGCGGCCAGGTGCTCGCCCAGCAGGGGGGCGACGCAGAAGCCGCGGGAGCCGAGGCCGGTCAGGGCATAGAGGGTCGGGGCAGAGAGAGTGGGGGCATGGAGGCCGGGCGTCAGGGGCCCCGCGACGGGCAGGCGGTCGGGCGTGGTGGCGCGCACGGCCTTGCGGGTCCGGGGCGAGCCTGCGGCCTCGACCTGGGCGGCCAGGTCGGGCAGGCCGGCGGCCAGGGTCGCGAGGTTTCGAGCAGAGGCCTCGGCGTCGGGCGTCCGGTCGGTCTGACCCCGGTCGTGGGTGGCGCCGAACAGCAGGCCGGCGCCGGTCGGCACGGCGTAGCCGCCCCAGGCGACGGGGGGCGTGGTCGGCCCCTCGACCCAGTCGGCCTGACCGGAGACAGGCGCGAGCGGCAGGTCGGGGGCGAGGGCGGCGGTTCCCCAGCCGGCGGTCAGGACCACGGCGTCGGCTTCGATCACGACCGCGCCCTCGGCGTCGAGCAGGACCCAGCCGGCGTCCCCGGGGTGAAGGGTTTCAACGCGGGCGGTCAGGCGGTCGGCGCCCTCCAGCCAGGGCGTCAGCACCGCCGAGGGGCGCAAAGCCAGAGCGTCGCCCATCATCAGGCCGCCGGTCGCGGCCGCCTGGCCCAGAGGCGCGGCGCAGGCGGCGGCGTCGAGGCGGCGCATGGCCCCGGCGGGCCACAGGGCCTGGGCGGCGATCTTGTCGAAGCGGGCCGCGTCGCGCGGCGCCTGTTCCAACTGCAGCACGCCCTCGGCGATCACGGCCTCGGGCAGGGCGCGATAGAGGGCGCGGGCGCGCTCCAGGGCCTGGGCATGGAAGCCGGCGATCAGGGCGTCGCCCGCGTCGAGCCGGGGCGTGACCAGGGCGGCGGGAAAGCCGGAGCCGCCGGCGCCCGGTTGCTCGGCCTCGATGACGGTGACGCGGGCGCCGCCGGCGACCAGGGCGCGGGCGACCGAGGCCCCGGCGATGCCGGCGCCGACGACGGCGACGTGGGGCTGGGCGCGAGGCGCGGGGGGCGGCGAGGGCAGATGCGCCTCCAGCCGTTCGCGCTTGCGCCCGTGGCCGGGCTTCTTCTCGACGACGAAGCCGTGCTCGGCCAGGCCGCGTCGCACGGCGCCCGCGACGGTGAAGGTGGCGACCCGCGCGCCGGGGGCGGAGCGGGCGGCGATGAGGGCCATGATCTCGGGCGACCACATGCCGGGGTTCAGGGCGGGTGAGAAGCCGTCGAGGAACCAGGCGTCGGCGGGGCCGGACCATTGCTCGAGCGCCCAGCGGGCGTCGCCGACGGCGAGGTCGATGCGGGCCCCCCATTGCGGCAGGTCGAGGCGGTGGAAGCCGGGCGTTCCCTCGGGCCAGACGGCCAGGACGGCGGCGGCGGTCTCGCCCAGCTCGGGCCAGGCGGCGAGGGCGCGGGCGGCCTCGTCGCGGGTCAGGGGGAAGCCCTCGATGGAGAAGACGTGCAGGCGGGCGTTCTCAGGCCGGGTGCGGCGCCACAGGTCCAGCAGGGCCACGATGTTCAGGCCGGTGCCGAAGCCCAGTTCAGCGACGGTGAAGTCGGGGCGATCCGCCCAGGCGTCGGGCAGGCCGCAGCCGTCGAGGAAGACGACGCGGGTCTCGGCCAGACCGTCGTCCTTGGAGAAATAGACGTCGCCGAAGCGGCCGGAACGGGGCGAGCCGTCCTCGGCCCAGACCAGCTGGGGAGAGGCGTCGGCAGGGGACTGTTCGCGCGGGTCGTCGGTCATGGCCGGGCTTTAGCCGTCCGGGGTTCGGCTGGATAGCAGGCACGAAAAAAGGGGCCGTCCGAAGACGACCCCTTTCCGCATCGCGACCCGGAGGCCGCGATCCAAGACGTAAGTCTTAGTGAGCGGCAGCCGGAGCAGCAGCCGGAGCAGCGGCGGCCGGAGCAGCAGCAGCGTCGGCAGCGGCCGGAGCAGCGGCAGCAGCGTCGGTGGCGGCACCAGCAGCGGCGGCAGCGTCGGTGGCGGCGGCGTCGGCGGTGGCGGCAGCGTCCGTGGCGGTTGCAGCGGCGTCGGTGGCGTCGGCAGCGGCGTCTTCAGCCTTGTCGGTGGCGGCGGGTTGGCAAGCAGCCAGGGCCAGAGCGGCGGCCGAAGCGGCGATCAGAGCGGTGATGCGCATAGTAGTAATCCTTCAGAAGGTAAGGCGAGATCATGAACCCTCGCTGAGGGGGAGATAACGGGATCGTGAGCGAATGCGCAAGCGAAATTCTCACGCGTTCGTGAAGTCCTGTTATCCGCCCACCAAAAAGGCCGCCCCGATGCGGATCGGAGCGGCCTCTGGCCGGCTTTGAGGGCCGAAGTTTTTTAGTTTGCGGCCGGAGCCGGGGCGGCCGGGGCGGGGGCCGGGGTCATGGCGGCGCCGGCGGCGTCGGCGGCCTTTTCGGTCGCGGCGCCGGCCGAGGCGGCGGCGTCGGTGGCGGCGCCCGCAGCAGCGGTGGCGGCGTCAGCGGCGGTGGCGGCGGCGTCGGTGGCGGTTTCGGCCGCGGCGTCAGCGACAGCGGCGTTTTCTTCGGTCTTGGGCGCCGGTTGCTGGCAGGCGGCCAGCGACAGGGCGCTGAGGCCCGCGGCGACGATCATCAGGCGACGGATGGTCATGTGACTATAGCCCCTTCGATTTCAGGAATCCGACGGGACAACCCCGCCGATGCAAGGCGTAGCGCGAGATTGCAGGGTTCGACAAGCCCGATGTCGGGCCGCGCCGGGCGGGCGCGGCGCATCGGCGTCTCCTGGGGCACGCGAACGTGACCCGGCGCGAAGCGGCGTGAGCGATCCGTGTTGCGGCGGGGCCGTGTCGGGATCAGGCGTCCATCGGGGCGGCGGCCAGGGCTTCTTCCATCTCGGTGAAGGAGGGCTGGGC
Coding sequences within it:
- the mnmC gene encoding FAD-dependent 5-carboxymethylaminomethyl-2-thiouridine(34) oxidoreductase MnmC, whose amino-acid sequence is MTDDPREQSPADASPQLVWAEDGSPRSGRFGDVYFSKDDGLAETRVVFLDGCGLPDAWADRPDFTVAELGFGTGLNIVALLDLWRRTRPENARLHVFSIEGFPLTRDEAARALAAWPELGETAAAVLAVWPEGTPGFHRLDLPQWGARIDLAVGDARWALEQWSGPADAWFLDGFSPALNPGMWSPEIMALIAARSAPGARVATFTVAGAVRRGLAEHGFVVEKKPGHGRKRERLEAHLPSPPPAPRAQPHVAVVGAGIAGASVARALVAGGARVTVIEAEQPGAGGSGFPAALVTPRLDAGDALIAGFHAQALERARALYRALPEAVIAEGVLQLEQAPRDAARFDKIAAQALWPAGAMRRLDAAACAAPLGQAAATGGLMMGDALALRPSAVLTPWLEGADRLTARVETLHPGDAGWVLLDAEGAVVIEADAVVLTAGWGTAALAPDLPLAPVSGQADWVEGPTTPPVAWGGYAVPTGAGLLFGATHDRGQTDRTPDAEASARNLATLAAGLPDLAAQVEAAGSPRTRKAVRATTPDRLPVAGPLTPGLHAPTLSAPTLYALTGLGSRGFCVAPLLGEHLAAVILDQPSPLPAGFAARLAPARFAAQPTATVRA